One region of Dissulfurirhabdus thermomarina genomic DNA includes:
- the rpsU gene encoding 30S ribosomal protein S21 gives MVVEVQGNLEKALKVLKKKMQLDGLQRELKHRRFYEKPSVKRRRKMQDAERRRRKAKRRRR, from the coding sequence ATCGTTGTGGAAGTCCAGGGCAACCTCGAGAAGGCGCTCAAGGTGCTCAAGAAGAAGATGCAGCTCGACGGGCTGCAGCGGGAACTCAAGCACCGGCGCTTCTACGAGAAGCCCAGCGTGAAGCGACGCCGCAAGATGCAGGACGCCGAGCGGCGGCGCCGCAAGGCGAAGCGGCGGCGCCGGTGA
- a CDS encoding lipopolysaccharide kinase InaA family protein: MTETAGLFRGGVDVAGPWRERLEAAGLDTLAALAAAPGEARLRAVPGRETLRLRLADGTALYLKRHRRPAGRGAVAAVLGAARREYDALGALAAAGIPVPEAVACGGGLLGDAAVAVVVTREIPGGEQADCLLGRRRGRPGRCRCPELAPRDRPRLLRRIGDLAGRLHRAGWVHQDLYFCHFFAVAADPDLPVYLIDLQRVTRPGGLRFAGRRLKDLGALDFAAWECALTRPERAELWAAYREAAALPRWRLGPYLAAARVKALGIRRRDLRRAREGRP, from the coding sequence GTGACTGAGACTGCGGGCCTCTTCCGCGGCGGGGTGGACGTGGCCGGGCCGTGGCGGGAGCGGCTCGAGGCGGCCGGGCTCGACACCCTCGCGGCCCTGGCCGCCGCCCCGGGCGAGGCCCGGTTGCGGGCGGTCCCCGGCCGGGAGACGCTCCGCCTGCGCCTCGCCGACGGGACGGCCCTCTACCTCAAGCGCCACCGGCGGCCGGCGGGGCGGGGGGCGGTGGCGGCGGTGCTGGGGGCGGCCCGGCGCGAGTACGACGCCCTCGGGGCCCTGGCCGCCGCCGGGATCCCCGTTCCGGAGGCCGTGGCCTGCGGCGGGGGCCTCCTGGGGGATGCCGCGGTGGCGGTCGTCGTCACCCGGGAGATCCCGGGCGGGGAACAGGCCGACTGCCTCCTCGGCCGCCGCCGGGGCCGGCCGGGCCGCTGCCGGTGCCCGGAGCTCGCCCCCCGGGACCGCCCCCGGCTCCTGCGCCGGATCGGGGACCTGGCCGGCCGCCTCCACCGGGCGGGCTGGGTCCACCAGGACCTCTACTTCTGCCACTTCTTCGCCGTGGCCGCCGACCCGGACCTGCCCGTCTACCTCATCGACCTCCAGCGGGTGACCCGGCCCGGCGGGCTGCGCTTTGCCGGCCGCCGGTTGAAGGACCTCGGTGCCCTGGACTTCGCCGCCTGGGAGTGCGCGCTCACCCGGCCGGAACGTGCCGAGCTCTGGGCGGCCTACCGCGAGGCCGCGGCTCTTCCCCGGTGGCGCCTCGGGCCGTACCTGGCCGCCGCCCGGGTGAAGGCGCTCGGCATCCGGCGCCGGGACCTGCGGCGCGCCCGGGAGGGACGGCCGTGA
- a CDS encoding penicillin-binding protein 1A — translation MTFTSTESPDPFATRNLRVLVTPLLAAAFAAMALVGAGVVGYMILGLPDISRIRTYRPATVTEILDANGTPIDYIYREKRWPVPRARIPETLVHAFLAAEDARFYEHPGVDFWSVIRAAIKNLQAGEIVQGASTITQQVTRSLLLTPEKKLIRKIKEAILAWQIDAALTKDQILTLYLNQIYLGEGAYGVEAAARTYFGKHVEELNLAECAILAGLPQAPSRYAPTRHLDRALRRQAYVLNRMVAEGYITPEEAAAARAYPVEIKPEELVQPPGSEYFLAEVRRRLEARYGPDRVQTEGLRVVTTLDPRWQAAAYEEVEKGLAAVRKRHPEDPGLETALEGALVAMDARDGAVIAMVGGRDFSASQFNLAVQARRQPGSAFKPIVYATALAHKVITPGTLLVEEPITLPGATIETPWEPENYDQTYMGPITIRTALTYSRNIISVKVAGLVGVNAIRAQAKRMGITVPLANDLSLALGSSAVPLIQMVQAYSTFPNLGETVTPRLIREVRSRTGEVLEEMVPEKAKALDPVTSYQMVHLLEGVVQDGTGRRARALRRHVGGKTGTTDNFRDAWFLGFTPRFVAGVWVGRTDGKPIAKRETGGRVACPIWTAFMQRALEGANATDFPVPEGVAFVPENRKTGEIVVPDRDGVVWEAMPVDALPPLRPPAWDGLHLPSWLKPGGFPWFRKKPSESFEEYR, via the coding sequence ATGACGTTCACGTCCACCGAATCGCCGGATCCCTTCGCCACCCGCAACCTCCGGGTCCTGGTGACCCCGCTCCTGGCCGCGGCCTTCGCCGCCATGGCCCTGGTCGGGGCCGGGGTGGTGGGCTACATGATCCTGGGGCTCCCGGACATCTCGCGCATCCGGACCTACCGGCCCGCCACGGTCACCGAGATCCTCGACGCCAACGGGACGCCCATCGACTACATCTACCGCGAGAAGCGCTGGCCCGTCCCCCGGGCCCGCATCCCGGAGACCCTGGTCCACGCCTTCCTGGCCGCCGAAGACGCCCGCTTCTACGAGCATCCCGGCGTGGACTTCTGGAGCGTGATCCGGGCGGCCATCAAGAACCTCCAGGCCGGCGAGATCGTCCAGGGGGCGAGCACCATCACCCAGCAGGTGACGCGATCCCTCCTCCTCACGCCGGAAAAGAAGCTCATCCGGAAGATCAAGGAGGCCATCCTCGCCTGGCAGATCGACGCCGCCCTCACCAAGGACCAGATCCTGACCCTCTACCTCAACCAGATCTACCTCGGAGAAGGCGCCTACGGGGTGGAGGCCGCGGCCCGGACCTACTTCGGCAAGCACGTGGAGGAGCTGAATCTGGCCGAGTGCGCCATCCTGGCCGGCCTCCCCCAGGCCCCGAGCCGCTACGCCCCCACCCGGCACCTCGACCGGGCCCTCCGGCGCCAGGCCTACGTCCTGAACCGGATGGTGGCCGAAGGCTACATCACCCCGGAGGAGGCGGCCGCCGCCAGGGCCTACCCCGTGGAGATCAAGCCGGAGGAGCTCGTGCAGCCGCCCGGGTCGGAGTACTTCCTGGCCGAGGTCCGCCGGCGCCTGGAGGCCCGCTACGGCCCGGACCGGGTCCAGACCGAGGGCCTCCGGGTGGTCACCACCCTGGACCCGCGGTGGCAGGCCGCCGCCTACGAGGAGGTGGAGAAGGGACTCGCCGCGGTCCGAAAACGTCACCCGGAGGACCCGGGCCTCGAGACGGCCCTCGAAGGGGCACTGGTGGCCATGGACGCCCGGGACGGGGCGGTGATCGCCATGGTGGGGGGGCGCGACTTTTCGGCCTCGCAGTTCAACCTGGCCGTGCAGGCCCGGCGCCAGCCGGGCTCCGCCTTCAAGCCCATCGTCTACGCCACGGCCCTGGCGCACAAGGTCATCACCCCGGGGACGCTCCTGGTGGAGGAACCCATCACCCTCCCCGGCGCCACCATCGAGACCCCCTGGGAACCGGAAAACTATGACCAGACCTACATGGGGCCCATCACCATCCGGACCGCCCTCACCTACTCGCGCAACATCATCTCGGTCAAGGTGGCGGGCCTCGTGGGGGTGAACGCCATCCGGGCCCAGGCCAAGCGCATGGGCATCACCGTGCCCCTGGCCAACGACCTTTCCCTGGCCCTCGGCTCCTCGGCCGTCCCCCTCATCCAGATGGTCCAGGCCTACTCCACCTTTCCGAACCTGGGAGAGACGGTCACCCCCCGGCTCATCCGGGAGGTCCGCAGCCGCACCGGCGAAGTGCTGGAGGAGATGGTGCCGGAAAAGGCCAAGGCCCTGGACCCCGTCACCTCCTACCAGATGGTGCATCTCTTGGAGGGCGTGGTCCAGGACGGAACGGGGCGCCGAGCCCGGGCCCTCCGGCGCCACGTGGGCGGCAAGACCGGCACCACGGACAACTTCCGCGACGCCTGGTTCCTGGGCTTTACGCCGCGGTTCGTGGCCGGGGTATGGGTGGGCCGCACCGACGGGAAGCCCATCGCCAAGCGGGAGACGGGCGGGCGGGTGGCCTGCCCTATCTGGACGGCCTTCATGCAGCGGGCCCTCGAGGGGGCCAACGCCACCGACTTCCCCGTGCCCGAGGGCGTGGCCTTCGTGCCCGAGAACCGGAAGACCGGGGAGATCGTGGTGCCGGACCGCGACGGAGTCGTCTGGGAGGCCATGCCGGTGGATGCCCTCCCGCCGCTTCGCCCGCCCGCCTGGGACGGCCTGCACCTGCCCTCGTGGCTGAAGCCCGGCGGCTTTCCCTGGTTCAGGAAGAAGCCTTCGGAGTCTTTCGAGGAATATCGCTGA
- the cbiB gene encoding adenosylcobinamide-phosphate synthase CbiB, with protein sequence MPYVLTPEGALALAAAVLLDLALGDPRWLPHPVRLMGRLIARGEAAARRLPLPPRWQGAVLAGGLVAAAWGAGALLPALAGAVHPDLRTGTEALLLFYCLALRSLAAEAGAVRKALEAGGLAEARRRLSRIVGRDTAELGPEDVARAAVESVAENTVDGFLSPLCYAALGGPALALAFKMASTLDSMVGYRDERYREFGTAAARLDDLANFLPARAAAWLAAAAAPLVGAARPEKVLRVVRMDAATSDSPNSGFPEAAFAAALGVRLSGPARYRGRLVERPYILPEGREPGPRDIRRAVRLMGLVAACAVALVLSPAAVAWLAAEVFPS encoded by the coding sequence GTGCCGTACGTCCTGACACCGGAGGGGGCCCTGGCCCTGGCGGCGGCGGTGCTGCTGGACCTCGCCCTGGGGGACCCGCGGTGGCTGCCGCATCCCGTCCGCCTCATGGGTCGGCTCATCGCGCGGGGCGAGGCCGCCGCCCGGCGGCTGCCGCTGCCGCCCCGCTGGCAGGGGGCGGTCCTGGCGGGGGGCCTGGTGGCGGCGGCCTGGGGGGCGGGGGCGCTCCTCCCGGCGCTGGCGGGGGCGGTGCACCCCGACCTCCGAACCGGGACGGAGGCGCTGCTCCTCTTCTACTGCCTCGCCCTCCGGTCCCTGGCCGCCGAGGCGGGGGCCGTCCGGAAGGCCCTCGAGGCCGGCGGCCTCGCGGAGGCCCGCCGCCGGCTCTCCCGGATCGTGGGGCGGGATACCGCGGAGCTCGGGCCCGAAGACGTGGCCCGGGCCGCGGTGGAGAGCGTGGCCGAGAACACGGTGGACGGTTTCCTCTCGCCCCTTTGCTACGCCGCCCTCGGGGGGCCGGCGCTGGCCCTGGCCTTCAAGATGGCCAGCACCCTCGACTCCATGGTGGGGTACCGGGACGAGCGCTACCGGGAATTCGGCACCGCCGCCGCCCGCCTGGACGACCTCGCCAACTTCCTCCCCGCCCGGGCCGCGGCCTGGCTGGCGGCCGCCGCCGCCCCCCTCGTCGGCGCCGCCCGGCCCGAGAAGGTCCTCCGGGTGGTCCGCATGGACGCCGCCACCAGCGACAGCCCGAATTCCGGGTTCCCCGAGGCCGCCTTCGCCGCGGCGCTCGGCGTGCGGCTTTCGGGGCCGGCCCGGTACCGGGGCCGGCTGGTGGAGCGGCCCTACATCCTGCCGGAGGGCCGGGAACCCGGGCCCCGGGACATCCGGCGGGCGGTCCGGCTGATGGGGCTCGTGGCGGCGTGCGCCGTGGCCCTGGTCCTTTCTCCGGCGGCCGTGGCCTGGCTGGCGGCCGAGGTCTTCCCCTCGTGA
- a CDS encoding CBS and ACT domain-containing protein — protein sequence MLVKEWMATKPITVEENTSIMKATQLMKEHGIRRIPVVRKNKLVGIVSDRDVKEAAPSKATSLDVHELYYLLSEIKVKDIMTPDPITLRENDSVEKAAVIMLENKISGLPVVNDKMQVTGIITQSDIFKVMIGITGIYRGPIQLGFDLEDRPGALNDLLGVLGAHEARTVSISSCQEHGGPGRRQVYVRIRDMDDADLEKLVASLKKDFRVLYVLREDVSDIPRKTPKASS from the coding sequence ATGCTGGTCAAGGAATGGATGGCGACGAAGCCCATCACCGTGGAGGAGAACACCTCCATCATGAAGGCCACCCAGCTCATGAAGGAACACGGTATCCGCCGGATACCGGTGGTCCGGAAGAACAAGCTGGTGGGGATCGTGAGCGACCGAGACGTGAAGGAGGCGGCGCCCTCCAAGGCGACGAGCCTCGACGTCCACGAGCTCTACTATCTCCTCTCGGAGATCAAGGTGAAGGACATCATGACCCCGGATCCCATCACCCTCCGGGAGAACGACTCCGTGGAGAAGGCCGCGGTCATCATGCTGGAGAACAAGATCTCGGGGCTCCCCGTGGTGAACGACAAGATGCAGGTCACGGGGATCATCACCCAGAGCGACATCTTCAAGGTGATGATCGGCATCACCGGGATCTACCGGGGCCCCATCCAGCTCGGATTCGACCTCGAGGACCGGCCCGGCGCCCTGAACGACCTCCTGGGCGTCCTCGGGGCCCACGAGGCGCGGACGGTGAGCATCTCCTCCTGCCAGGAGCACGGGGGGCCCGGCCGCCGGCAGGTCTACGTCCGGATCAGGGACATGGACGACGCCGACCTCGAGAAGCTGGTGGCCTCCCTCAAGAAGGACTTCCGGGTGCTCTACGTCCTCCGGGAGGACGTCAGCGATATTCCTCGAAAGACTCCGAAGGCTTCTTCCTGA
- the cobU gene encoding bifunctional adenosylcobinamide kinase/adenosylcobinamide-phosphate guanylyltransferase: MSRTAPTPTAFPVLFLGGTRSGKSRQALLEGEAVLARVGPDARGLFVATARALDAEMAERIARHRAERGPAWETLEEPLDLAGALADADGRYGVILVDCLTLWLANRLARDPAGAAAAVDELAGAAARLATPAVFVSNEVGWGLVPPDPASRRFRDMAGRLHQALAAVCPRVILVVAGRRLDLPAGP; the protein is encoded by the coding sequence ATGAGCCGAACCGCCCCCACCCCCACCGCCTTTCCCGTCCTCTTCCTGGGCGGGACCCGAAGCGGCAAGAGCCGGCAGGCCCTCCTGGAGGGCGAGGCCGTCCTGGCGCGCGTCGGCCCGGACGCCCGAGGACTCTTCGTGGCCACCGCCCGGGCCCTGGACGCGGAGATGGCCGAGCGGATCGCGCGGCACCGGGCCGAGCGCGGCCCCGCCTGGGAGACCCTCGAGGAGCCCCTCGACCTCGCCGGCGCCCTCGCCGACGCGGACGGCCGCTACGGGGTGATCCTGGTGGATTGCCTCACCCTGTGGCTCGCCAACCGCCTCGCCCGGGATCCGGCCGGGGCGGCCGCGGCCGTGGACGAACTGGCCGGGGCGGCCGCCCGGCTGGCCACGCCCGCCGTCTTCGTCTCCAACGAGGTGGGGTGGGGCCTCGTCCCGCCCGACCCGGCCAGCCGGCGTTTCCGCGACATGGCCGGCCGCCTCCACCAGGCCCTGGCCGCGGTCTGCCCCCGGGTGATCCTCGTGGTGGCCGGACGCCGCCTGGATCTCCCGGCGGGGCCTTAG
- the speE gene encoding polyamine aminopropyltransferase: MELWYTERHLPDAGLTLRVRETLYTGRSAFQSIEVLDTPAFGRMLLLDGLVMLTERDEFVYHEMIAHPALFTHPAPRDVLVVGGGDGGTVREVLKHGGVRRVVLCEIDEMVVEVARRFFPEVASGLSGDPRVEIAFEDGARYVEAHPGAFDVILVDSTDPVGPAEALFAEAFFRGCRGALREGGLLAAQCESPYYHLDVIRRVRSGLAAAGFPVVRFYTGGIPTYPSGTWCWVMASLGPDPVRDFDAARAAAAGLATRYYSPGLHAGAFALPRFLAEAVTPA; encoded by the coding sequence ATGGAACTCTGGTACACGGAACGTCATCTCCCGGACGCGGGGCTCACCCTGCGGGTCCGCGAGACCCTCTACACGGGGCGCTCCGCCTTCCAGTCCATCGAGGTGCTCGACACCCCGGCCTTCGGGCGGATGCTCCTCCTCGACGGGCTCGTCATGCTCACCGAGCGCGACGAGTTCGTCTACCACGAGATGATCGCCCACCCGGCCCTCTTCACCCATCCCGCGCCGCGGGACGTCCTCGTCGTCGGCGGGGGCGACGGGGGGACCGTCCGCGAGGTCTTGAAGCACGGCGGGGTCCGCCGGGTGGTGCTCTGCGAGATCGACGAGATGGTGGTGGAGGTGGCCCGGCGTTTCTTCCCGGAGGTGGCGTCCGGGCTCTCCGGCGACCCGAGGGTGGAGATCGCCTTCGAGGACGGGGCCCGCTACGTGGAGGCCCACCCGGGGGCCTTCGACGTGATCCTGGTGGACTCCACCGACCCGGTGGGGCCGGCTGAGGCCCTCTTCGCCGAGGCGTTCTTCCGGGGCTGCCGGGGCGCGCTCCGGGAGGGGGGGCTCCTCGCGGCCCAGTGCGAGTCCCCCTACTACCACCTGGACGTCATCCGGCGGGTCCGGTCGGGCCTGGCCGCGGCCGGGTTCCCCGTGGTCCGGTTCTACACGGGCGGCATCCCCACCTACCCGAGCGGGACGTGGTGCTGGGTGATGGCGAGCCTCGGCCCTGACCCCGTCCGCGACTTCGATGCCGCCCGGGCGGCTGCCGCCGGGCTGGCCACCCGCTACTACTCCCCCGGTCTCCACGCCGGGGCTTTCGCGCTCCCCCGGTTCCTCGCCGAGGCGGTCACCCCCGCATGA
- a CDS encoding ABC transporter ATP-binding protein, whose product MKDRAALTEVLDRELAALIRPYLPRVAAAVLVSLLLSALNGAIAWFFKPFTNAVVGAHDYALVAWVPPIVAAAFTARGFLAYLYAYLMRSAGIKLVRDTRVRLYRHLVRLPVTALGTETSARVISRLLSDTGILRLLVSDTILTVFKEVPSILTLLAVAFYRRWDVTLLALVVAPAIGAGTHRFGKGVKLKRKQAQQTIAQLTHRIAEATAGAKVIKVFGRGREMEERFAADSQVHYRQELKIVRLKEMTKVLVDVCTGFGLAFVIWYGQYLVSAGTITVGDYASALVAILMLFGPVKKVGGSYAVLQEIRGAKERMNWLEGLAEETDGDVPLPAFRSEIRFEGVTHRYRPDAEPVLRGIDLVIHKGEVLAVVGPSGAGKTTLIDLIPRFMDPTEGRVLVDGIDLRRVRLADLRALIGLVGQDVILFNDTVRENIAFGRPDATDEEIREAARRAYAHEFIQELPRGYETLLGERGLNLSGGQRQRIAIARAILKSPPILILDEATSALDSVSETLVQRALDELMQGRTTIVVAHRLSTIRNADRIVVLDHGRIRAEGRHEDLVAGSGVYRELYATFEAGRGGAAGEETGD is encoded by the coding sequence ATGAAGGACCGCGCCGCCCTCACCGAGGTCCTCGACCGGGAACTCGCGGCCCTGATCCGCCCCTACCTCCCCCGGGTGGCGGCGGCCGTCCTGGTAAGCCTCCTGCTCTCGGCCCTGAACGGTGCCATCGCCTGGTTCTTCAAGCCCTTCACCAACGCCGTGGTGGGGGCGCACGACTACGCGCTGGTGGCCTGGGTGCCGCCCATCGTGGCCGCGGCGTTCACGGCCCGGGGCTTCCTCGCCTACCTCTACGCCTACCTCATGCGCTCGGCGGGCATCAAGCTGGTGCGAGATACCCGGGTGCGGCTCTACCGCCACCTGGTGCGGCTGCCCGTCACGGCCCTCGGCACCGAGACCTCGGCCCGGGTGATCTCCCGGCTCCTGAGCGACACCGGCATCCTGCGGCTCCTGGTCTCCGACACCATCCTCACGGTCTTCAAGGAAGTGCCCTCCATCCTCACCCTCCTCGCCGTGGCCTTCTACCGTCGCTGGGACGTGACGCTGCTCGCCCTGGTGGTGGCGCCGGCCATCGGCGCCGGCACCCACCGCTTCGGCAAGGGGGTCAAGCTCAAGCGGAAGCAGGCCCAGCAGACCATCGCCCAGCTCACCCACCGGATCGCCGAGGCCACCGCCGGGGCCAAGGTGATCAAGGTCTTCGGCCGCGGCCGCGAGATGGAAGAGCGCTTCGCCGCCGACAGCCAGGTCCACTACCGCCAGGAGCTCAAGATCGTCCGCCTGAAGGAGATGACCAAGGTCCTGGTGGACGTCTGCACGGGCTTCGGGCTCGCCTTCGTCATCTGGTACGGGCAGTACCTGGTCTCCGCCGGGACCATCACGGTGGGTGACTACGCCTCGGCCCTGGTGGCCATCCTCATGCTCTTCGGGCCGGTGAAGAAGGTGGGCGGCTCCTATGCGGTGCTCCAGGAGATCCGGGGGGCCAAGGAGCGGATGAACTGGCTGGAGGGGCTCGCCGAGGAGACGGACGGCGACGTGCCGCTTCCGGCCTTCCGGAGCGAGATCCGCTTCGAGGGGGTGACCCACCGCTACCGGCCGGATGCCGAACCCGTCCTCCGGGGGATCGACCTCGTCATCCACAAGGGGGAGGTCCTGGCGGTGGTGGGGCCCAGCGGCGCCGGAAAGACCACCCTCATCGACCTCATCCCCCGCTTCATGGACCCCACCGAGGGGCGGGTCCTGGTGGACGGCATCGATCTCCGGCGGGTACGGCTCGCCGACCTCCGGGCCCTCATCGGCCTGGTCGGCCAGGACGTGATCCTCTTCAACGACACCGTCCGAGAGAACATCGCCTTCGGCCGGCCGGACGCCACCGACGAGGAGATCCGGGAGGCGGCGCGGCGGGCCTACGCCCACGAGTTCATCCAGGAGCTGCCCCGGGGTTACGAGACCCTGCTCGGGGAGCGGGGGCTCAACCTCTCGGGCGGGCAGCGGCAGCGGATCGCCATCGCCAGGGCGATCCTCAAGTCGCCGCCCATCCTCATCCTGGACGAGGCCACCTCCGCCCTGGACTCGGTCTCGGAGACCCTGGTCCAGCGGGCCCTGGACGAGCTCATGCAGGGGCGGACCACCATCGTGGTGGCCCACCGGCTCTCCACCATCCGGAACGCGGACCGCATCGTCGTCCTCGACCACGGCCGCATCCGGGCGGAGGGGCGGCACGAGGACCTCGTGGCCGGCAGCGGGGTCTACCGGGAACTCTATGCCACCTTCGAGGCCGGGAGGGGCGGGGCTGCGGGGGAAGAGACGGGTGACTGA
- a CDS encoding cobyric acid synthase, whose translation MDRRARTIMFQGTGSGVGKSVAAAAFCRVLARRGVRVVPFKAQNMALNSFVTPDGKEMGRAQVFQAEACGLAPDVRMNPILLKPSADAASQVIVMGEAVGHYSARAYYQEFEAHRRVAREAFDALAAEYEVVVLEGAGSPAEINLQDTDLVNMDMAAHARAPVVLVGDIDRGGVFAWIKGTYDLIPEAHRGLVAGFLVNKFRGDPGLLRPGIEAFARLVPVPCLGVLPMFRDIEVDQEDGVHVEALERRGARRPIRVVVVRPERISNFTDFGSLAAEPDVSLVFARRPEEAEGADCLVLPGTKATMADLEILRRAGWGEALAAAAADGVPVVGLCGGYQMLGEEILDPAGVEGGPARVAGFGLLPVVTEMAPAKVLARTRAVTAGGGLLPGGLPAEGYEIHMGRTRASGEVRPLFEGRGPGLGCRAPGGDVLGTYLHGLFDADGLRHAFLDALRRRRGLAPLGERPAWRAARAAHLDRLADWLEAHADLPRLLALVGL comes from the coding sequence ATGGACCGGCGGGCACGCACCATCATGTTCCAGGGCACCGGTTCCGGCGTGGGCAAGAGCGTGGCGGCGGCGGCCTTCTGCCGGGTGCTGGCCCGGCGGGGCGTGCGCGTGGTCCCCTTCAAGGCCCAGAACATGGCCCTCAACTCCTTCGTCACCCCGGACGGCAAGGAGATGGGCCGGGCCCAGGTCTTCCAGGCCGAGGCCTGCGGCTTGGCCCCGGACGTGCGGATGAACCCCATCCTGCTCAAGCCCTCCGCCGACGCCGCCTCCCAGGTGATCGTCATGGGGGAGGCGGTGGGCCACTATTCCGCCAGGGCCTACTACCAGGAGTTCGAGGCCCACCGGCGCGTGGCCCGGGAGGCCTTCGACGCCCTGGCCGCCGAGTACGAGGTGGTGGTGCTCGAGGGGGCGGGAAGCCCCGCCGAGATCAACCTCCAGGACACCGACCTGGTCAACATGGACATGGCGGCCCACGCCCGCGCCCCCGTGGTCCTCGTCGGGGACATCGACCGGGGCGGGGTCTTCGCCTGGATCAAGGGGACCTACGACCTCATCCCCGAGGCCCACCGGGGTCTCGTGGCCGGGTTCCTGGTGAACAAGTTCCGGGGCGACCCGGGGCTCCTCCGGCCCGGCATCGAGGCCTTCGCCCGGCTCGTGCCCGTTCCCTGCCTGGGGGTGCTGCCCATGTTCCGCGACATCGAGGTGGACCAGGAGGACGGGGTCCACGTGGAGGCCCTGGAGCGGCGGGGCGCCCGCCGGCCGATTCGGGTCGTCGTGGTCCGGCCGGAACGGATCAGCAACTTCACCGACTTCGGCAGCCTCGCCGCCGAGCCCGACGTTTCGCTGGTCTTCGCCCGTCGGCCGGAAGAGGCGGAGGGGGCCGACTGCCTGGTGCTGCCCGGCACCAAGGCCACCATGGCCGACCTGGAGATCCTCCGGCGGGCGGGGTGGGGCGAGGCCCTGGCGGCGGCCGCGGCCGACGGGGTCCCGGTGGTGGGGCTCTGCGGGGGCTACCAGATGCTCGGCGAGGAGATCCTGGACCCCGCCGGGGTGGAGGGCGGTCCGGCCCGCGTCGCGGGCTTCGGGCTGCTCCCCGTGGTCACGGAGATGGCGCCGGCCAAGGTCCTCGCCCGGACCCGGGCGGTCACCGCGGGCGGCGGCCTCCTGCCCGGGGGGCTTCCGGCCGAGGGGTACGAGATCCACATGGGCCGGACCCGGGCCTCGGGGGAGGTCCGCCCCCTCTTCGAGGGACGGGGCCCCGGGCTCGGCTGCCGCGCCCCCGGGGGCGACGTCCTGGGGACCTACCTCCACGGCCTCTTCGACGCGGACGGCCTGCGCCACGCCTTCCTGGACGCGCTTCGGCGGCGGCGGGGGCTGGCGCCCCTCGGGGAGCGGCCCGCCTGGCGGGCCGCCCGGGCCGCGCACCTGGACCGGCTCGCCGACTGGCTCGAGGCGCACGCCGATCTTCCGCGCCTCCTCGCGCTGGTGGGGCTGTGA
- the cobT gene encoding nicotinate-nucleotide--dimethylbenzimidazole phosphoribosyltransferase, whose protein sequence is MQLDSLLQAVRPVDESPAPEIQAHLDNLTKPRGSLGRLEELALRYCLIRGERRPALPAKAVFVFAADHGVTEEGVSAFPREVTYQMVRNFLAGGAGINVLARHVGAEVHVVDIGVDHDLPELPGLIRRKVRPGTRNMARGPALTREEAEAAVLAGAELASGAADRGIGLLATGEMGIGNTTPSSALTAVFCGAAPAEVTGRGTGIDDEAHRRKVRVIERALEVNRPDPADPLGVLAAVGGLEIAGICGLVLGAAARGVPVVIDGFISTAGALVAAAMAPAAAGYMFAAHQSVEVGHRKQLERLGLRPVLDLDLRLGEGTGAALAMGLIEAGLKIYLEMATFDGAQVSPGNEA, encoded by the coding sequence ATGCAGCTCGACTCCCTCCTCCAGGCCGTCAGGCCCGTGGACGAATCCCCCGCGCCCGAGATCCAGGCGCACCTCGACAACCTCACCAAGCCCCGGGGCAGCCTCGGCCGGCTCGAGGAACTGGCCCTCCGCTACTGCCTCATCCGGGGGGAACGCCGCCCGGCGCTCCCGGCGAAGGCGGTCTTCGTCTTCGCCGCGGACCACGGCGTCACCGAGGAAGGCGTCAGCGCCTTTCCCCGGGAGGTCACCTACCAGATGGTCCGGAACTTCCTCGCGGGGGGGGCGGGGATCAACGTCCTGGCCCGCCACGTGGGCGCCGAGGTCCACGTGGTGGACATCGGGGTGGACCACGACTTGCCGGAACTGCCGGGGCTCATCCGCCGCAAGGTCCGCCCCGGGACGCGGAACATGGCCCGCGGGCCCGCCCTGACCCGGGAGGAGGCCGAGGCCGCGGTGCTGGCGGGGGCGGAGCTCGCCTCCGGGGCGGCGGACCGGGGGATCGGCCTCCTCGCCACCGGCGAGATGGGTATCGGGAACACCACCCCCTCCAGCGCCCTCACCGCCGTCTTCTGCGGCGCGGCCCCGGCGGAGGTCACCGGGAGGGGCACCGGGATCGACGACGAGGCCCACCGGCGCAAGGTCCGGGTCATCGAGCGGGCCCTCGAGGTGAACCGGCCGGACCCGGCCGATCCGCTGGGGGTGCTGGCCGCGGTGGGCGGCCTCGAGATCGCGGGCATCTGCGGCCTCGTGCTCGGCGCCGCCGCCCGGGGCGTGCCGGTGGTGATCGACGGCTTCATCTCCACCGCCGGCGCCCTGGTGGCCGCGGCCATGGCCCCCGCCGCCGCGGGTTACATGTTCGCCGCACACCAATCCGTGGAGGTCGGCCACCGGAAGCAACTCGAACGGCTCGGCCTCAGGCCGGTGCTCGACCTGGACCTCCGGCTCGGAGAAGGCACCGGCGCCGCCCTGGCCATGGGCCTCATCGAGGCGGGGCTCAAGATCTACCTAGAGATGGCCACCTTCGACGGGGCCCAGGTCTCGCCCGGAAACGAGGCGTGA